The following are encoded in a window of Panicum virgatum strain AP13 chromosome 5N, P.virgatum_v5, whole genome shotgun sequence genomic DNA:
- the LOC120675106 gene encoding uncharacterized protein LOC120675106 has product MEAYCNTVRRLEDKFDGLELNHVPRKYNEDADELAKIASGRTTVPPNIFAHDISKPTVEFKQPTEAGPSSAGPSDGNPPADGVGPMDTNFGTTSADEAEAMEVDEAPASRDWRVQYLEWMVRGLLPSDRAQARRLARRAKSFVLIDNGLYKRSPSGVLQRCIPIPEGKELIRDIHAGVCGHHAAPRTLVGNVFRQGFYWPTAVADATDVVRTCEGCQFYARKTHLPAHALQTIPVTWPFAVWGLDLFTGKKFLAFCDSFHIRVDWSAVAHPQTNGQVERANGMILQGLKPRIFNKLNKFGRRWLTELPSVIWSLRTTALVLGPRGLEDEGLLGCLTGRALLRAPASFSCGRAGSAVRVALTGFNSNSRLGGTTGTARACLLSVGRRSGRPGTTLAGVALTGVTLLLPGSLSRLSPSGHGLP; this is encoded by the exons atggaggcgtattgCAACacagtacgccgcctcgaggacaaattcgacggcctcgagctcaatcacgtcccacgcaagtacaatgaggacgcggacgaactggccaagatagcttcggggcggaccaccgtccccccgaacatcttcgctcacgACATCTCCAAGCCCACCGTCGAGTTCAAGCAACCGACGGAGGcaggcccctcgtccgccggaccctccgacgggaaccccccggcggacggggtcgggCCCATGGATACTAACTTCGGGacaacctccgcggacgaggccgaagcaatggaagttgacgaggcccccgcttcgcgagactggcgcgttCAGTACCTCGAATGGATGGTTCGAGGGctcctaccctcggaccgcgctcaggcgcgacgccttgccaggcgggccaagtccttcgttctaatcgacaacGGGCTATACAAGCGtagcccctcgggtgtcctgcaacgttgcatccccatccccgagggcaaggagctgatccgcgacatccatgctggcgtctgcggccaccacgccgcgccacgcaccctcgtgggtaacgtgtttcgtcaaggcttttactggcccaccgcggtcgccgacgccactgacgtcgtgcggacttgcgagggatgccagttctatgcccgaaaaacacacctcccggcccatgccctgcagaccatccccgtcacgtggccgttcgccgtgtggggactggacctc ttcacaggcaagaagttcttggcgttctgcgacagcttccacatacgtgtggactggtcagctgtggctcacccacagacgaacgggcaagtggagcgtgccaatggcatgatcctccaaggactaaagccgaggatcttcaacaagctgaacaagttcggccgaaggtggctcacagagctaccctcggtcatctggagtctgaggacgacc GCCCTCGTcctcggccctcgagggctcgaagaTGAGGGTCTCCTCGGCTGCTTGaccggcagggcgctcctgcgcgcccccgccagtttctcctGTGGCCGGGCGGGCAGCGCTgtccgcgtcgccctgaccggcttCAACTCCAATAGCCGTTTGGGCGgcaccaccggcaccgcccGGGCCTGTCTCCTTAGCGTCGGCCGCCGGAGCGGCCGCCCCGGCACCacgctggccggcgtcgccctgaccggcgtTACCCTCCTCCTCCCGGGCTCGCTGAGCCGCCTGAGCCCCTCGGGCCacggcctcccgtag